Proteins encoded by one window of Gambusia affinis linkage group LG17, SWU_Gaff_1.0, whole genome shotgun sequence:
- the LOC122847049 gene encoding NLR family CARD domain-containing protein 3-like has translation MDQCEDREEGVPPSKTTLCGEDEIQSKGQRIHQRLKPEPEPEPSCVSFKSDWSKEDFINFKSPGSQLSERIHQRFKPEPELEPSCVSFKSDWSMDLPIHFKSPGPPSSERVDQQSSEVPSGPSVKQHQTQLDSIFMLLEDNIVTFVKKELKMIQKVLSPDYPGHSDSQRDDEVLEGDDEEQRRSSREAVMKITLNFLRRMKQEELADHLLSRYIGPVCQQQLKSGLKKKFQSVFEGIAKAGSPTLLNQIYTELYITEGGTGEVNDDHEVRQIETASRKPDRPETTIRQEDIFKVPPGRDQPIRTVMTKGVAGIGKTILTQKFTLDWAEDKAHQNIKFIFPFTFRELNVLKEKKFSLVELVHHFFTETKEICTFEHFQVLFIFDGLDESRLPLDFHNKEILTDATESTSVDVLLTNLIMGKLLPSALLWITTRPAAANQIPPQCVCMVTEVRGFNDPQKEEYFRKRFRDEEQASRIISHIKTSRSLHIMCHIPVFCWITATVLEDVLETREGGDLPRTLTEMYIYFLVVQTKVKKVKYDGGAETDPHWSPESRKMIESLGKLAFDQLQKGNLIFYESDLTECGIDIRAASVYSGVFTQIFKEERGLYQDKVFCFVHLSVQEFLAALHVHQTFINSGSDIMKESQRSNKSSLLNKSDLNVLHQIAVDQALQSPNGHLDLFLRFLLGLSLQTNQRLLQGLLTQTGSSSQTIQETVQYIKEMISENVSAEKSINLFHCLNELNDRSLVEEIQQSLSSGSLSTDKLSPAQWSALVFILVSSGKDLDVFDLKKYSASEEVLLRLQPVVKASNKALLSGCNLSERSCEALSSVLSSQSSSLRELDLSNNNLQDSGVKLLSAGLKSPNCNLETLRLSGCNLSERSCEALSSVLSSQSSSLRELDLSNNNLQDSGVKLLSAGLKSPNCNLETLSLSGCLVSEEGCASLASALTSNPSHLKELDLSYNHPGDSGVKLLWAGLKDPHWRLEALRVEPAGVQFLTPGLRKYSCQLTIDTNTVSRNLKLSEDNRKVTYVMELQSYPDHPDRFDHHQLLCGTGLTGRCYWEVEWRGDVYISVSYRRIRRKGDSTNCLFGWNDHSWSLRCSDVHGYSVWHNKIETRLSSSSVSNRVSVYVDCPAGILSFYRVSSDSLILLHTFNTTFTEPLIPGFGVWWFSSGSSVFLC, from the exons ATGGATCAgtgtgaggacagagaggagggagtCCCTCCCTCTAAAACCACTCTGTGTGGGGAAGATGAGATCCagagcaaaggtcagag gatccatcagagactcaaaccagaaccagaaccagaacccagctgtGTGTCCTTCAAGAGCGACTGGTCAAAGGAAGATTTCATTAACTTTAAATCTCCTGGATCTCAACTATCAGAGAG gatcCATCAGAGAttcaaaccagaaccagaactagaaccCAGCTGTGTGTCCTTTAAGAGCGACTGGTCAATGGATCTTCCCATTCACTTTAAATCTCCTGGACCTCCATCATCAGAGAG AGTGGACCAGCAGAGTTCAGAGGTTCCCAGTGGTCCATCTGTCAAACAGCATCAAACACAGCTGGACTCCATATTTATG ctgctggaggacaacattgtcacttttgtgaagaaagaactGAAAATGATCCAGAAAGTTCTGAGTCCAGATTACCCAGGACATTCAGACAGTCAGAGAGATGATGAGGTGTTggaaggtgatgatgaagaacagaggaggagcagcagagaggcagtGATGAAGATCACACTGAACTTCCTGAGGAGGATGAAGCAGGAGGAGCTGGCTGACCATCTCCTGAGCA GATATATTGGTCCAGTTTGTCAACAACAACTTAAATCTGGTCTGAAGAAGAAGTTCCAGTCTGTGTTTGAGGGGATTGCTAAAGCAGGAAGTCCAACCCTTCTGAACcagatctacacagagctcTACATCACAGAGGGAGGGACTGGAGAGGTCAATGATGATCATGAGGtcagacagattgaaacagcatccaggAAACCAGACAGACCAGAAACAACAATCAGAcaagaagacatctttaaagtGCCACCTGGAagagatcaaccaatcagaacagtgatgacaaagggagtggctggcattgggaaaacaaTCTTAACACAaaagttcactctggactgggctgaagaCAAAGCCCACCAGAACATCAagttcatatttccattcactttcagagagctgaatgtgctgaaggagaaaaagttcagtttggtggaacttgttcatcatttctttactgaaaccaaagaaatctgcacctttgaacatttccaggttctgttcatctttgatggttTGGATGAGAGTCGACTTCCTCTGGACTTCCACAACAAGGAGATCCTGACTGATGCTACAGAGTCCACCTCAgtggatgttctgctgacaaacctcatcatggggaaactgcttccctctgctctcctctggataaccacacgacctgcagcagccaatcagatccctcctcagtgtgtttgcatggtgacagaggtcagagggttcaATGACCCACAGAAGGAGGAGtacttcaggaagagattcagagatgaGGAGCAGGCCAGCAGGATCATCTCCCACATCAAGACATCACGAAGCCTCCACATCATGTGCCACATCCCagtcttctgctggatcactgctacaGTTCTGGAGGATGTGTTGGagaccagagagggaggagatcTGCCCAGAAccctgactgagatgtacatCTACTTCCTTGTGGTTCAGACCAAAGTGAAGAAGGTCAAGTAtgatggaggagctgaaacagatccacactggagtccagagagcaggaagatgaTTGAGTCTCTGGGAAAACTGGCTTTTGATCAGTTGCAGAAAGGAAACCTGATCTTCTATGAATCAGACCTGACAGAGTGTGGCATCGATATCAGAGCAGCCTCAGTGTACTCAGGAGTGTTCACACAGATCTTTAAAGAGGAGAGAGGTCTGTACCAGGACAAGGTGTTCTGCTTCGTCCATCTGAGtgttcaggagtttctggctgctcttCATGTTCATCAGACCTTCATCAACTCTGGTTCTGACATAATGAAAGAATCACAAAGATCTAACAAGTCTTCTTTACTTAATAAATCAGACTTAAACGTTCTCCATCAGATAGCTGTTGACCAGGCCTTACAGAGTCCAAATGGACACCTGGACTTGTTCCTCCGCTTCCTCCTGGGACTTTCACTGCAGACCAATCAGAGACTCCTACAAGGTCTGCtgacacagacaggaagtagctcACAGACAATTCAGGAAACAGTTCAGTACATCAAGGAGATGATCAGTGAGaatgtgtctgcagagaaaagcatcaatctgttccactgtctgaatgaactgaatgatCGTTCTCTAGTGGAGGAGATCCAACAGTCTCTGAGTTCAGGAAGTCTCTCCACAGATAAACTGTCTCCTGCTCAGTGGTCAGCTCTGGTTTTCATCTTAGTGTCATCAGGAAAAGATCTGGATGTGTTTGACCTTAAGAAATACTCTGCTTCAGAGGAGGTTCTTCTGAGGCTGCAGCCAGTGGTTAAAGCCTCCAACAAAGCTCT acTGAGTGGCTGTAACCTGtcagagagaagctgtgaagctctgtcctcagttctcagctcccagtcctccagtctcagagaactggacctgagtaacaacaacctgcaggattcaggagtgaagcttctctctgctggactgaagagtccaaactgcaaccTGGAAACTCTCAG actgagtggctgtaacctctcagagagaagctgtgaagctctgtcctcagttctcagttcccagtcctccagtctcagagaactggacctgagtaacaacaacctgcaggattcaggagtgaagcttctctctgctggactgaagagtccaaactgcaaccTGGAAACTCTCAG cttatcaggctgtttggtctcagaggaaggctgtgcttctctggcctcagctctgacctccaacccctcccatctgaaagagttggacctgagctacaatcatccaggagactcaggagtgaagctgctgtgggctggactgaaggatccaCACTGGAGACTGGAAGCTCTCAG GGTGGAGCCTGCTGGAGTCCAATTCTTGACACCAGGTCTGAGGAAGT ATTCCTGTCAACTCACCATCGACACAAACACAGTGAGCAGAAACCTCAAACTGtctgaagacaacaggaaggtgaCATATGTGATGGAGCTTCAGTCATATCCtgatcatccagacagatttgatCATCATCAGCTGCTGTGTGGAACTGGTCTGACTGGTCGCTGTTACTGGGAGGTCGAGTGGAGAGGAGATGTTTATATATCAGTGAGTTACAGAAGAATCAGGAGGAAAGGAGACAGTACAAACTGTTTGTTTGGATGGAATGATCATTCCTGGAGTCTGAGATGTTCTGATGTTCATGGTTACTCTGTTTGGcacaataaaatagaaactcgtctctcctcctcctctgtctctaaCAGAGTATCAGTGTATGTGGACTGTCCTGCTGGcattctgtccttctacagagTTTCCTCTGACTCACTGATCCTCCTCCACACCTTCAACACCACATTCACTGAACCTCTGATTCCTGGATTTGGGGTTTGGTGGTTCAGTTCTGgttcttcagtgtttctgtgctga